Proteins from a genomic interval of Xiphias gladius isolate SHS-SW01 ecotype Sanya breed wild chromosome 23, ASM1685928v1, whole genome shotgun sequence:
- the sfxn5b gene encoding sideroflexin-5b isoform X1 → MAESAACPAFQLGRPRYDQGSFLGRLRHFIDIIDPGTLFVSEKRLKECISLLDDYKHGTLPPGVSDLQLWEAQKIKQAIIHPDTGEKIFMPFRMSGYVPFGTPIVIGLLLPNQTVVSTIIWQWLNQSHNACVNYANRNATKPTPTSRFLQGYVGAVTSAVSIAVGLNVLIQKANKLSPATRMIIQRFVPFPAVASANICNVGLMRHNELSEGIDVLDNNGNVVGSSKIAARHAITETAFTRVVLPMPIFVLPPVIMSYLERLRFLQRNRRLLLPIHSVVCLVTFGLSLPLAISLFPQMSQIEVSRLEPEIAMATDCKVVTYNKGL, encoded by the exons GGTTCCTTCCTCGGTCGCCTGAGACACTTCATAGACATCATTGACCCCGGCACCCTGTTTGTGTCTGAG AAACGGTTGAAAGAATGCATCAGCCTCCTCGATGATTATAAACATGGCACGCTTCCACCTGGAGTGTCTGATCTTCAG CTGTGGGAAGCCCAGAAGATCAAGCAG GCCATCATTCATCCTGACACAGGAGAGAAGATCTTCATGCCATTTCGAATGTCAG GTTACGTACCATTTGGAACACCGATT GTCATTGGCCTTCTTCTCCCAAATCAGACTGTGGTGTCTACCATTATATGGCAG TGGCTGAATCAGAGTCACAATGCTTGTGTGAACTATGCCAACCGCAACGCCACAAAG CCTACGCCAACATCCAGGTTTCTTCAAGGCTATGTAGGAGCTGTGACGAGTGCTGTCTCTATTGct gtGGGGCTGAATGTGCTGATTCAGAAGGCCAACAAATTGAGCCCTGCCACCAGAATGATAATACAGAGATTTGTCCCCTTCCCAGCTGTAG CCAGTGCAAACATCTGTAACGTGGGTCTGATGAGACACAACGAGCTGTCTGAAGGTATCGATGTGCTGGACAACAACGGGAATGTGGTGGGATCCTCCAAAATCGCTGCAAGGCAT GCAATCACGGAGACGGCCTTCACACGTGTGGTCCTGCCGATGCCGATCTTTGTCCTGCCCCCAGTCATCATGTCCTACCTAGAGAG GCTGCGATTCCTGCAGAGAAACCGCAGATTGTTGCTGCCCATCCACAGCGTTGTGTGCCTGGTTACCTTCGGCCTCTCCCTGCCTCTGGCCATCAGCCTGTTCCCACAGATGTCTCAG ATTGAGGTGTCTCGCCTCGAGCCGGAGATCGCCATGGCAACAGATTGCAAGGTGGTGACCTACAACAAGGGTTTATGA
- the sfxn5b gene encoding sideroflexin-5b isoform X2, whose amino-acid sequence MPFRMSGYVPFGTPIVIGLLLPNQTVVSTIIWQWLNQSHNACVNYANRNATKPTPTSRFLQGYVGAVTSAVSIAVGLNVLIQKANKLSPATRMIIQRFVPFPAVASANICNVGLMRHNELSEGIDVLDNNGNVVGSSKIAARHAITETAFTRVVLPMPIFVLPPVIMSYLERLRFLQRNRRLLLPIHSVVCLVTFGLSLPLAISLFPQMSQIEVSRLEPEIAMATDCKVVTYNKGL is encoded by the exons ATGCCATTTCGAATGTCAG GTTACGTACCATTTGGAACACCGATT GTCATTGGCCTTCTTCTCCCAAATCAGACTGTGGTGTCTACCATTATATGGCAG TGGCTGAATCAGAGTCACAATGCTTGTGTGAACTATGCCAACCGCAACGCCACAAAG CCTACGCCAACATCCAGGTTTCTTCAAGGCTATGTAGGAGCTGTGACGAGTGCTGTCTCTATTGct gtGGGGCTGAATGTGCTGATTCAGAAGGCCAACAAATTGAGCCCTGCCACCAGAATGATAATACAGAGATTTGTCCCCTTCCCAGCTGTAG CCAGTGCAAACATCTGTAACGTGGGTCTGATGAGACACAACGAGCTGTCTGAAGGTATCGATGTGCTGGACAACAACGGGAATGTGGTGGGATCCTCCAAAATCGCTGCAAGGCAT GCAATCACGGAGACGGCCTTCACACGTGTGGTCCTGCCGATGCCGATCTTTGTCCTGCCCCCAGTCATCATGTCCTACCTAGAGAG GCTGCGATTCCTGCAGAGAAACCGCAGATTGTTGCTGCCCATCCACAGCGTTGTGTGCCTGGTTACCTTCGGCCTCTCCCTGCCTCTGGCCATCAGCCTGTTCCCACAGATGTCTCAG ATTGAGGTGTCTCGCCTCGAGCCGGAGATCGCCATGGCAACAGATTGCAAGGTGGTGACCTACAACAAGGGTTTATGA